The Enterobacter asburiae genome includes a window with the following:
- a CDS encoding TraX family protein: MNHSVPDVLPSIRDASQLSPAALDMVKLLALLAMIIDHINTVFLSPALPVMYALGRMAFPLFTLIWAMNVQRTPERLQKRANRLWIWAVITQPVFSLAFWHHQPWWALNILFVFAGVTQLIALQYQHGLKGMFVGYLLLALMIWPLQPASYGLAGITLAISMATVSGNEKPEVQRLAAITAVLSMICLNGLSHLLDMPAETLLLATLPTLAFPLAVVSFCRKICPEGRKRFMPRNFFYYGYAGHLGIIGLVQSAFG, translated from the coding sequence ATGAATCATTCAGTACCCGACGTTCTTCCCAGTATCCGGGACGCCAGCCAGCTCAGTCCCGCAGCTCTCGATATGGTCAAACTTCTCGCACTTCTGGCCATGATTATCGACCACATCAATACGGTGTTTCTGTCGCCAGCCTTGCCGGTGATGTATGCGCTTGGCCGGATGGCCTTCCCCCTGTTCACGCTTATATGGGCGATGAACGTACAGCGCACCCCGGAACGACTTCAGAAGAGAGCCAATCGTCTGTGGATCTGGGCAGTCATCACGCAGCCGGTGTTCAGCCTGGCCTTCTGGCATCACCAGCCCTGGTGGGCCCTGAACATTCTGTTCGTGTTTGCCGGCGTCACGCAGCTGATTGCCCTGCAGTACCAGCACGGCCTGAAAGGAATGTTTGTGGGATATCTGCTCCTGGCCCTCATGATTTGGCCACTGCAGCCGGCAAGCTACGGGCTGGCAGGAATAACGCTGGCCATCAGTATGGCAACCGTTTCTGGCAACGAAAAACCCGAAGTGCAGCGTCTGGCGGCCATCACTGCCGTGCTGTCAATGATTTGTTTAAACGGGTTATCGCATCTCCTGGATATGCCCGCAGAAACATTATTACTGGCCACGCTGCCTACTCTGGCATTCCCCCTGGCAGTGGTTTCCTTCTGCAGGAAAATCTGTCCGGAGGGCCGCAAGCGTTTCATGCCGCGTAATTTCTTTTATTATGGTTACGCCGGCCACCTGGGGATTATTGGTCTGGTACAGTCTGCTTTTGGCTGA
- a CDS encoding DUF4225 domain-containing protein codes for MDIILPGNKSQARVWAETMINLEARKLVNTANIVGARHLGDGLTRLKFIDEIKSVINGEFERARRAKSDEECMTCLRNLQAENTSLLEQSRQLQTGYAKLYAQIKYVRDEDRMVGYVISGIKVVLAGMQGVFGFVLTSSMTPVGVLAGAILIVDSANTITREVGRQFLNEPDTQGMFGDGAMNIAKFMGFEPSKGLGIYNGIALAGNIYSVYGLMARPGTWRLFNYISTDFYRKIDTMSRGKLTMKIVGWGVKAKVVFDLITSDDAGK; via the coding sequence ATGGATATAATTCTTCCGGGAAACAAAAGCCAGGCACGAGTCTGGGCAGAAACCATGATTAATCTGGAGGCCCGCAAACTCGTCAATACCGCTAATATTGTTGGCGCCCGACATCTGGGGGATGGATTGACGCGTCTCAAATTCATCGATGAAATTAAATCTGTCATTAATGGCGAATTTGAGCGTGCCCGGCGGGCAAAGTCTGACGAAGAGTGCATGACCTGCCTGCGTAACCTGCAGGCCGAAAACACCAGTCTGCTTGAGCAGAGCCGTCAGCTCCAGACCGGTTATGCGAAGCTATATGCCCAGATCAAATACGTCAGGGATGAAGACCGGATGGTCGGTTATGTCATCTCAGGAATTAAAGTGGTGCTGGCAGGTATGCAGGGCGTATTTGGCTTCGTGCTGACTTCCTCAATGACCCCCGTTGGCGTTCTTGCCGGGGCTATTCTGATTGTCGACTCGGCCAACACGATAACCCGTGAAGTTGGTCGTCAGTTCCTGAATGAACCTGACACGCAGGGTATGTTTGGTGATGGTGCCATGAACATCGCTAAATTCATGGGATTTGAACCGTCAAAAGGGTTGGGGATATACAACGGGATCGCGCTTGCAGGCAATATCTACAGTGTCTATGGATTAATGGCCAGACCTGGAACATGGCGTCTGTTTAACTATATCAGCACCGATTTTTACCGGAAAATCGACACCATGTCCCGGGGCAAACTGACAATGAAAATTGTGGGATGGGGGGTAAAGGCTAAGGTTGTTTTCGATCTGATCACTTCTGATGACGCTGGGAAATGA